DNA from Podarcis muralis chromosome 13, rPodMur119.hap1.1, whole genome shotgun sequence:
ATCTAAACCCATTCTCTGGAGGTTATGTAAACACAAAATGGCAATAAACAGTGTACTGGGAAAGACAATATTTGTGCACTCTCTCCATTTCACTttgtaaaatacatttatttgctGTGAAATGAAGGTATATCCTGACTAATTGGCATTGCTTACTCAAATTCGTGAAGGAATAAATCAGATTTTATCTTGCAAGATTTACTGTATTTCACAGAACACAGCAGTCAAAACTGCTAAACTATTGGCCAAGTtcaaccattattattttttagcctTCCCCCTTTACTAAAGCCTAAGCAGTTGATTAAGAAAGCACGTTCACTGCTGGGGATAATAATCATTTGAAGAATAGACAGAGAGTGATTTTCCTACTCATAGCAATGCTGGCTTGGTCACACATTAGTCTATATAGGTCAGTCGAAGAATTTAAATTCATATTTTGATTTACCCATTTCAAATACTCATTTTTCTATTACAagctttatttaatttttttaaacatttaCCAAGGATAAATATTGGCTTCCAGAACAAATGCTTATACAGATGTTGAGTCTTGCACGCAGACATCCACATGGCATCAAAACAGTCTTGAAAAATAATTTACATTAGAAAGTAAACACACCCACAGGGTATACTTAAAACTAGAGCATGAAGATAATTTCTCCATAGTGGCTGCTGTGAGCCTATGTATTTTTTAACCCATTCTtagaaaaacccaaacaaaaatgcTACATTGGTATTTGCTTATTAGGCTGTGTATTCTGTGTGAATGAAGAACATGCAGActagaagaggaggttaaggggtgatatgatagccatgttcaaatatataaaaggatgtcacatagaggagggagaaaggttgttttctgctgctccagagaagcggacacggagcaatggatccaaactacaagaaagaagattcctcctaaacattaggaagaacttcctgacagtaagagctgttcgacagtggaatttgctgccaaggagtgtggtggagtctccttctttggaggtctttaagcagaggcttgacaaccatatgtcaggagtgctctgatggtgtttcctgcttggcagggggttggacttgatggcccttgtggtctattccaactctatgattctattctattctattctattctattctattctagaaGCAAAGTTTATAGTTTTACCCACACCAACCACACCCATAATCCTCCATCTTTTTGAGGGAAGGGAAGCTTGCAAAGTTTCAGGGATCTTCTTCCTCTCCAACATGTTATCCCTCCCCTGTAAAGGCCCACAGAGCTTCCTGCGAATCAGAAGAGAGGAAGCGTACACATACAAGAGGACTTTAAACACAAAtttgagcaccttgaattggaacTGGAAAcgaactggcaaccaatgcagctgctttaaaatgtagtggcccttgtggtctcttccaactctatgattctatgattctatgattctatgattctaagactacAAGTAACTTTTGACCAGCAGATATTAAACATACAAAACACCTCATCCAGATTCCCTAGAGGccagaataaataaaaacaccttaTTGAATTATGTCTTCTATAGATATACTAAGAGACTCTCTAAGAAGTCCTGGAAGTTGAGATGGTTTTAAGAGACGTCATAGATTCGTGAGCCAGTTTACTTTTACACGCCTGTGAAATGTTAGATTACAACCTGCTTTTGTACAATATCTGAACTGATACTGAACTGAAAAGTAATCAATGTTACAATCTGAAGCAGATGAACCTTGATGCAGCATGTAACTCTCAATACAGGGTGCTGACTCACctctaccagcacatcctggccttggcatttgctgtaaaGGAGATCAATGAAACTCCCCAGATCTTGCCCAACGTCACCCTGGGCTTCCACATTTATAACAGCCATTTCAGTGCAAGCTGGACCTATGAAGCCTCAATGGAGCTTCTCTCAAGAAGGGCCAAGGCCATCCCTAACTATAAATGTGATGCTGAGAGCCCTCCAATAGCAGTCATTGGGGGACCTAACTCTAATGTCTGCCTTCACATGACACCCATCCTGTCTACCTACAAGATACCGCAAGTAAGATCTAAATACATTCACACCTGAATTTCACTGAATGCACGCTTTCAGAAGCAATACATGCAatgcagccattctttgaaattcccacttctcttgattttgcaaagcagttctccagtcaaataaTGTGTCCAAAAAAGCACAGATTAAGGTAAATTGTgcataaaaaaatcacatttgtaaAAATATCCTTCAAATGCATTGTATTcatgaaattgctttgcagaaatgtgcatgttaggTAAAATTTGCATCCAGGTTTTGTATTTTGGGTGAAATTTAATCCTGCAGTCTGTAGGGTCTACTTAACCAGCATGGTGCCTGTCAGAAATGAACAGAATAGGGAGACTAGCATGATGGTATCATGGTATCATCTACTCCTCACTGGAGAATTCACTCCTGCAGAGTCCAGGGGTCTGCTAAGCAACTAGTTCTGAGATTTTGAATCACTTGAGTTTGCACTGAAATAGTGattgcaatatttttaaaaaaaattaatgctgtCATTATTGTGAGCAGTTTTGAGGTCAGTTTTGTTGTTTGGAAAGCAAATGTAAATATTACTTAGAAATCACAACTCAAATAAAATATGTTCCCTCCAGGGAATGTACTGGCAAAAAAGTATCCTACAAGATTGAATCTACTCATCTCTGCAGTATTATGGTAGTGATTCAGCCATACGTTTATGTTATATTGCCTCCCACTGATAGAAGAAATTGGCCTTCATTCACATTAATGCCTCCTAATATAAACATTGAAGGATGGATTGGGTTTCTGATGATGTTTGAGTATAATCACCACAATATGGCAAGCCTCTCACTAAAAATTCACAGAGAACACAAATACACACAAGCAAATGTTTTATATTGATAATAACTTTTCCTCtcccacttcttttttaaaacctttagGTCATATATGGTTCTTCACCAGTCATGAATAAACAATCTCAAGGAGTTTTCTTCCACCAGATGTTTCCAAATGGGGACCATCAATATAGAGGAATCATCAAGTTACTGCTGCATTTCCAGTGGACGTGGATTGGAGTGGTTTCTCAAGATGGGGAAAATACAGAAGGTTTTATAGAGAATGTACTTCCACTGTTTTCCCAGAGTGGCATCTGCTTTGACTTCATTGAAACTTTCCCAAAGCTAACATCTTCCAGTGGTGTCACGGACATGGTGGGGGAGGGCTTTCACGGTGTCAGTGTTATTATGGGAAGCACTACGAATGTTGTGGTTGTACATGGAGAAATTCAGACAATGATGGTAATGAAAATGATGCCCCAGGTTGTAAAATTTGAGCATATACCAATGAGGACCAAGGGTAAAGTCTGGTTCCTGACAGCCCAGATGGATATCACATCATTTCCATTCCAAAGAAATTGGGACATAAGTTTCCTTCATGGTTCTCTTTCCCTTGCCATTCACTCAGTGGATCTGTTAGCTTTCCAGAAGTTCCTTCAGATCAAGAACCCAAGCACAGAAAAAGAAGATGGTTTTATCAAGGACTTCTGGGAAGAGTCATTTAACTGTTCATTCTCCAGTTCTGTTACAGATAATATAGGTAGGCAAATTTGCACTGGGGAGGAGAAGATGGAGGCACTTCCTGTGTCTGTTTTTGAAATGAGAATGACTGCCCATAGCTACAACATCTACAATGCAGTCTATGCggtggcacatgctttgcacatcAGACATTCATCCCAATTCAAGCTCAGGGGAATGGCAGAGGGAGTAAGATGGGAGCTTGCAAATCAACAACCGTGGCAGGTAATGTCCTGAAGATACTTCcatatatttgggggtggggaaatgggcaAGCTCTCTCAACCTTCTATGGGATTAACAAGTTGTTggacttttattgttttattcagcTATATAATTTAGGTCTGATTGTGTATTGCAATTCACTCTGGGATTTATTAGCGTAgagtgagtttttttaaaaaaaaagattttgttttttaaaaaacatataacCACATTGGGGTTAGGATATCCAAAATTTCTCAAGCATTTCTGTCATTGCATAGAAACCTGTGTTATATCAAATACAGAGCACTGGTCCATGttgatcagtattgtctacactgactgacagaaactccccaggatttcaggcaaaaaCCATTCCTgggcctacttggagatgcctgggattgaacctggaaccttctgcattcaagcatataaagataaaggtaaagtgacccctgaccattaggtccagtcgtgaccgactctggggttgcagcgctcatctcgcttttttggccgagggagccggcgtatagcttccgggtcatgtgccctgcatgactaagccacttctggcgaaccagagcagagcatggaaacgccgtttaccttaccttatctacttgcactttgatgtgctttcgaactgctaggttggcaggagcagggcccgagcaacgggagctcaccccatcgcagagatttgaactgctgaccttccgatcatcaagtcctaggctatgtggtttgacccacagcgccacccaagtcccatTCAAGCATGTACTCTACTGCTAAATCAAAGCCCTTCTCCAGGGTCCTTACTGGGAAAAGCAGAGGAGGGTATAACTCCTCATTTTTGCCCATACTAGAAACAGCAACAGGACTGCCATCAGTAGCATTACCAGCCATGATATCTCACCCCATAATAGTTGCATCCATACCACAGACTTAAATCATGGGCACTGCAGTCTAAAGGTAGTAGAGGTATTTTGATAGAGAGACCTAAAGCTCTCTTGATAAGCCTACAATGTGCAAGGCTCTTTAGTGTAAGCCAAAACAGTGGAAGTTAAAGTAGTGGTGCAGTTGTGGCCAATATTCCATGATGTAGGATTTTATGTGACCTTTTCCTGTTTCTAACATTAGCTTGCACAAAGCTTTCAAGAGATCGTACTCCCAAGCCTTCCTGCTGCATGTATTTTTACCACATGGTATGATAGCATAGTTTGAACTTTTATATGTATCTTCcttcttattttcattatttagCTCCATCACATTCTCAGAAGTATTTCATTTAACAACACTGCAGGAGAAAAGGTGCATTTTGACCCAAATGGTGAATTAATTGCTGGCTTTGACATTATAAACTGGCTCACGTTTCCAAATCAGTCCTTTCTTAGAGTAAAAATTGGGAAGATAGACTCCCTGGGTACCCAGGAGAAATCATTCACCATTCATGAGGATGCCATTGTATGGCCCAACCAATTTAACCAGGTGGGTTCTCTGCACTATTCAGGGTTCATTCCATCACTTGACCAATGATCAGGAAGAAGATAGTTCCCTATGTGGCTGTTTCTCAATATTCTGTAAATATAGTGAGCCCTATTCAAACTACAGCTTTCAATCTGAACATTCATGTTGTAGTTACATATTAATGTGCCACATAATGTTCATTTTGCACTTTCAAGGAATCATTCATTCAGAGTGGTAGCACTCTGAAACTCCTTTACCATTATATTAGGCATCTTCTTTCACTGTTATttgggggttggttggttggttggttggttggttggttagctAAAACCCATTTTTCATTTGTGAAACCTACTCAGCAATGCCAATGATGGCAGGACAAGTAAGTACCATTATCTCTCCACATCAACCATTACCACCATTTGGTTCGAGAACTGatgtgatagatgatagatgatagatagatagattagatagatagatagatagatagatagatagatagatagatagatagatagagatatagatataaatatatatgttatGGTGGAGGATCTAAAAGCCCACTGCATTTGCAATACTCTCTAGCGTTCACGATATTACCTAAAACATTATATTCTGCCATTTATGAACAGACCCAGCCCATTTCTATATGTAATGATCATTGCCGTTCAGGTTATAGTCGGacaaagaaggaagggaagccattttgttgctatgattgcTTCCCATGTCCAGAAGGAAAGATTTCCAACCAGAAAGGTAAGAAAGGTTAAAACATGTTATATATTGACGTATGTATGCCACCTATTTCATAGTTGATTTTGATCTGGTTATGTATATCAATGTGTCTGTTTTTTTTACATTGATTTCCTTGATGTTCAAAACATTGCCCCAATTCACTGGTAATTGATTAGAAATACATTATAATTTAACTACAAACCTGCTTTTTATACACTGCTGTATCACTATTTAGTTATGTTTCCAGAGATCCATTTGAATACATAGGAATTCACGTAAACAAgtaccactgatttcaatggatcttcACTAAGCTTGACTAAATCTAAGTCTGATCCATTGGCAATTGACTGAAACAAATACTACAGCCTCAGTGGAGAGAAGGGAAATAATGTTAAGTGACATTGTGTAATATCTAGGAAGAAAAGACAACTTCACAATGTGGCTATCTTTACCCACAGAAAATGGCACAAGACCTAATTTTTTTGTGAAACTGCTGTTATTAGCTACATGGTGAGGCTGTTGAAAATGAGTTTCTTAATTTGCCTGTATGGGTGAGATGGTAGTGACCAAACAGGGGTGGTGAGATTAAAATGTGTTTGGGaaagtgtattttaaaacatCAGCAGAACGATGAATATATTTCAGCTTATTATTAAAGTGTGGacattttaataacaaaaagAAGTCAACAACATTAGTTCTGTAGTAATAAATTATGGGTTAAGCACCTGAAGAAAATGTTTTCCATTGTTTTGGGGGTTAATGTGATCCCAAGTCTCCTAGGGTATAGGGAGATACAAGAAAGTCACTCAGAGCTGCTAAAGAGTCTTGAATTCTTTTATCTGTACATGCTctcatctcagctaaagcaccaaGCACCAGGCCCAGGAAACAGAGCCTTTCTATCATTAAAACAAATGTTTCGGTCTGCTTATACCATGAGCCAGAACTTTCTTGTCAAAATCTTTCTTCTATTCCACTCCACAGCTGATCACCTTTACCATGCACATAGATTCACTGTTAAAATGAGCTGAGTAACAGCTGCAGATTCAGAAAGTTTGGAACCACCAATTCTAGACTGCTGAGATTTAATTTGATTCCAACTACTGAAATAGTCTGCAAagtacacagttatttccattATTTCCACAGATAAGACATTGAGTCAGGAATGGTCAGTTGTGGGGGATACAGGGTGGGGGCAGCGGGGCCTAGTCTGTGTGGGCCAACAG
Protein-coding regions in this window:
- the LOC114582577 gene encoding vomeronasal type-2 receptor 26-like yields the protein MVVFQLLVLLLLVQGMYTFLDISQCSIREPVPVLHKYYQSGDLIIAGIISQIYIFSDTLTFEKHPSQEFSDDHIHFSASWTYEASMELLSRRAKAIPNYKCDAESPPIAVIGGPNSNVCLHMTPILSTYKIPQVIYGSSPVMNKQSQGVFFHQMFPNGDHQYRGIIKLLLHFQWTWIGVVSQDGENTEGFIENVLPLFSQSGICFDFIETFPKLTSSSGVTDMVGEGFHGVSVIMGSTTNVVVVHGEIQTMMVMKMMPQVVKFEHIPMRTKGKVWFLTAQMDITSFPFQRNWDISFLHGSLSLAIHSVDLLAFQKFLQIKNPSTEKEDGFIKDFWEESFNCSFSSSVTDNIGRQICTGEEKMEALPVSVFEMRMTAHSYNIYNAVYAVAHALHIRHSSQFKLRGMAEGVRWELANQQPWQLHHILRSISFNNTAGEKVHFDPNGELIAGFDIINWLTFPNQSFLRVKIGKIDSLGTQEKSFTIHEDAIVWPNQFNQTQPISICNDHCRSGYSRTKKEGKPFCCYDCFPCPEGKISNQKDMDDCVQCPEDQYPNIGQDICLPKDISFLSHGEPLGISLVTFALLLTFITALVLRIFIKHRETPIVKANNRTLTYVLLLALILSFLCPLLFIGQPIRITCLLRQTAFGVIFSVAVSCILAKTTIVVLAFMATKPGSRMRRWVGGNLAISIVLFSFLIQVMICSAWLIVAPPLPDLDKHSMTKEIVLQCNEGSVTMFYCVLGFMGMLALVSFTVAFLARKLPDSFNEAKFITFSMLVFCSVWLSFVPTYLSTKGKYMVAVEIFSILASSFGLLGCIFFPKCYIILVRPELNSRGQLIIRKN